The Hemibagrus wyckioides isolate EC202008001 linkage group LG10, SWU_Hwy_1.0, whole genome shotgun sequence genome includes a window with the following:
- the senp8 gene encoding sentrin-specific protease 8 — protein sequence MDPVVLSYQDSLLRRSDVSLLEGPHWLNDQVIGFAFEYFAVDRFKSLGDAVCFISPEVTQFIKCASCQEELSVFLEPLRLVSRRWVFLAVNDNSNQAAGGSHWSLLLYQRDSGHFSHYDSQSGGNATHARRIAAKLQSFLGAGTDVTFVEEPCPSQQNSYDCGMYVICIAEALCESARVGGRARLPTNTITPAYITRKRTEWHSLIRRLAKN from the coding sequence ATGGACCCTGTTGTTTTGAGTTATCAGGACAGCTTGCTGAGGCGCTCGGACGTTTCCCTGCTGGAAGGCCCCCACTGGCTCAACGACCAAGTGATCGGCTTTGCCTTCGAGTACTTCGCTGTGGATCGCTTTAAGAGCCTGGGTGACGCCGTCTGCTTCATCAGCCCCGAGGTCACCCAGTTCATTAAGTGTGCATCATGCCAGGAAGAGCTATCTGTCTTCTTAGAGCCACTGAGGCTAGTCTCACGTCGCTGGGTGTTTCTCGCCGTCAATGATAACTCCAACCAGGCGGCCGGCGGCTCACACTGGAGCCTGCTGCTTTACCAGCGTGACTCTGGTCATTTCTCTCACTACGACTCGCAGAGCGGAGGCAATGCCACACACGCTCGCCGCATCGCCGCCAAGCTCCAGTCTTTCCTGGGCGCCGGGACTGACGTGACCTTTGTGGAAGAGCCATGTCCCTCGCAGCAGAACAGCTACGACTGCGGCATGTACGTCATCTGTATTGCCGAGGCTCTGTGCGAAAGCGCTCGAGTCGGAGGCCGCGCTCGGCTTCCGACGAACACCATCACGCCCGCGTACATCACCAGGAAGCGGACAGAGTGGCACTCGCTGATCCGAAGACTCGCAAAGAACTAG